DNA from Amycolatopsis sp. DSM 110486:
TACCAGGGGTTTTGTCGCCGTCGGGCGATAGACTGCACGAGGGACGCCCCCTAGAGAGGGCGGGGGTTTGTCTGCCGGGCGGGAGTCGCCGTCGCACAGGCGAAACGCGCAAAGTCGTCGCGAAGCCCCAAGGCGAGAAGCTGTCCGGCGAGCAGGCAGCGCCCAACCACGCACCGGCAAGTCAGCGGCCGCGCAACCAGATGAACCCAAGGGACAAGCCCGTAAAGCCCCAGCGACCTCGGGCCTCCCCGCTCAGTGCCAGGCTTCCGGCCCCGTCCGCACCACCGCGTCCCGGTCCGCCGCCTCCTCGATCGCCAACGCGATCCGGTGGTCTTCGATCCCATCCGCCAGCGGGTACGGCGCAGGCCCCTCACTGCGGACCCAAGCCCCCGTGTCGGCCAGCAGGGTGGCGATCGCGATCTCCTCGTCGTTCCAGCGGCGGCCCTGGTACGGGTTCCGGTAGAGGACCTCGGAGCCGAACGTGAGGTGGTCGGTGTCGAAGCCGTCGAGGTCGAGGTCGTAGCCGGTCTGGCGGCGGATGATCGGGGTGTGGGTGATGGTGCGGTCACCGGTCAGCCGCAGGACGTCCTGGTCGGCCAGCTCACCGCGGGTGCCGCGGACGAGGAGGCGGCGGTGCAGGAGCTGGTTGTGCCACTGGTTGTCGGTGAAGTCGTAGACGCCGAGGCCCTCCGCGAAGACCACCGTGGCGAACGTCGTCACCGCGGGTTTGGTCTCGACTGTCTCGGCCCAACCCGCGCGGGACAGGGGGTCGGCCAGGAGCGCCGTCGTCCGCGTGGCCCGCACCTCCACCGGGCCGCGGCCGGCGCCGAGGAAGGTCCGCATCGAGGACACGGCGTGGTACTGGTGCGTGGAGGACACGTCGACGCGCGTGATGTCGCCGATGACGCCCGACCGGGCCAGCGCGATGCGGGCGGCGTGAGCGGGCATCCGGCTGTACTGCTCGGCGACCTGGACCAGACCGCTCTCGCCGACGTCGTGCCACAGCGCCCTGAGGCCGTCCAGATCGGGCGCGGGCGGCGTCTCCGCGAGCACCGGCACCCCGCGGCCCACGAGCTCCCGGATCAGGCCCGGCGTCACGTGCCACGGCACCGACGTCACCACGAAGTCGGGCTTGCGCCGGAGA
Protein-coding regions in this window:
- a CDS encoding Gfo/Idh/MocA family protein; translation: MTSYAIVGSGWRAEYFWRLADELDCIGVVSRSPKELPVPVFTSLDECLRRKPDFVVTSVPWHVTPGLIRELVGRGVPVLAETPPAPDLDGLRALWHDVGESGLVQVAEQYSRMPAHAARIALARSGVIGDITRVDVSSTHQYHAVSSMRTFLGAGRGPVEVRATRTTALLADPLSRAGWAETVETKPAVTTFATVVFAEGLGVYDFTDNQWHNQLLHRRLLVRGTRGELADQDVLRLTGDRTITHTPIIRRQTGYDLDLDGFDTDHLTFGSEVLYRNPYQGRRWNDEEIAIATLLADTGAWVRSEGPAPYPLADGIEDHRIALAIEEAADRDAVVRTGPEAWH